Proteins from one Aspergillus nidulans FGSC A4 chromosome VIII genomic window:
- a CDS encoding glycoside hydrolase family 47 protein (transcript_id=CADANIAT00002129), protein MSSETIPQKQKHPQGQGAKSSRWRNALGRDWALVSLFTGLMTAVIGWWLGILNAEMALEAPFGFFQRIDIDSHWEEHRKEVKDTFMASWDAYAKHAWGQDRFHPISKTGSQMSPSGLGWIIVDSLDTLMIINLTSQLSDARKWLNRGLTYGQDQDVNTFETTIRMLGGLLSAHYLSTVLHDVSSQRDYIYLSKAVDLADRLLGAYESRSGIPYASVNIGTRQGLPSHADGGASSTAEATSVQLEMKYLAHLTGKEVFWRKAEQVMKVVDDQQRPDGLLPIFIHPDTGRFRHQEIRLGSRGDSYYETEAHLNPEYLIKQYLQTSGQEPVYREMWEEALTGIQKHLVTSTKHSKLQFIAELPQGIGGQLSPKMDHLVCFLPGTIALGATEGLTEKEARKLPSWTPQKEQQMQLARELMKTCWAMYAVTATGLSPEIAWFRADEADLRSTFGSSIRPPSKNDEASWKRDLIIKPQDTHNLQRPETVESLFLMYRITNDPLYRKWGWKIFKAFRMHTAVGDNGGYTSLQDVTKVPAPQRDNMESFWLAETLKMEAFEASLKTLLVHGPVSPAELLVVSTQPQDDNLEK, encoded by the exons ATGTCATCTGAAACCATCCctcagaagcagaagcaccCGCAAGGACAGGGCGCCAAGAGCTCCCGATGGCGTAACGCGCTTGGCAGGGACTGGGCTTTGGTATCCCTTTTCACCGGCTTAATGACCGCAGTAATCGGTTGGTGGCTTGGAATCCTGAATGCAGAAATGGCGTTGGAAGCGCCTTTTGGATTTTTCCAGCGTATCGATATAGACAGCCATTGGGAGGAGCACCGAAAAGAGGTGAAAGACACTTTCATGGCCAGCTGGGACGCCTACGCCAAACATGCCTGGG GACAGGACCGTTTTCATCCAATCTCCAAGACTGGTTCGCAGATGAGCCCCAGCGGCCTAGGGTGGATTATCGTTGACAGCTTGGATACTCTGATGATAATAAATCTGACGAGTCAACTCTCGGATGCGCGAAAATGGCTTAACCGTGGCCTGACTTATGGCCAGGATCAGGATGTGAACACTTTTGAGACAACAATCCGGATGCTTGGAGGACTCCTATCTGCCCACTATCTGTCGACTGTGCTTCATGATGTCTCGTCTCAACGGGACTATATTTATCTGTCCAAAGCCGTCGATTTGGCAGATCGGCTGCTCGGCGCGTATGAGTCTAGATCAGGAATACCGTACGCCAGTGTCAACATTGGGACCCGGCAAGGACTTCCCTCGCACGCAGATGGTGGAGCATCTTCAACTGCCGAGGCCACCAGTGTTCAGCTAGAGATGAAGTATCTCGCTCATCTCACTGGTAAGGAGGTTTTCTGGCGGAAAGCTGAGCAAGTTATGAAGGTTGTCGATGATCAGCAAAGACCGGACGGCCTCCTACCCATTTTTATCCATCCAGACACTGGACGGTTCAGACACCAGGAAATCCGTCTTGGCAGTCGCGGAGATTCTTATTACG AGACAGAAGCTCATCTGAATCCAGAGTACTTGATTAAACAATACCTACAGACTTCTGGACAGGAGCCCGTTTACCGTGAAATGTGGGAAGAAGCGTTGACCGGTATTCAGAAACACCTGGTTACTTCGACCAAGCATTCGAAACTCCAGTTCATTGCCGAGCTTCCACAGGGAATTGGTGGGCAATTATCGCCCAAGATGGATCATCTCGTTTGCTTCCTCCCCGGAACAATCGCACTCGGCGCTACTGAAGGGCTAACCGAGAAGGAAGCACGCAAGCTGCCTAGCTGGACTCCCCAAAAGGAACAGCAGATGCAACTAGCTCGGGAGCTCATGAAGACGTGTTGGGCAATGTACGCGGTTACCGCCACCGGCCTGTCCCCAGAAATTGCTTGGTTCAGGGCCGATGAAGCCGACCTTCGATCTACTTTCGGGTCATCTATACGACCTCCAAGCAAGAATGACGAAGCTTCGTGGAAACGAGACCTTATTATTAAACCTCAAGACACACATAACTTGCAGCGACCAGAGACGGTTGAAAGTCTGTTCTTAATGTACCGAATAACGAACGACCCTCTCTACCGAAAATGGGGCTGGAAGATTTTCAAGGCGTTTAGAATGCACACGGCAGTAGGCGATAATGGGGGATACACATCATTACAAGACGTCACAAAGGTTCCGGCACCACAGCGAGATAATATGGAAAGTTTTTGGCTA GCCGAGACATTGAA GATGGAGGCGTTTGAAGCGTCATTGAAGACCCTGCTTGTGCACGGCCCAGTCTCACCGGCCGAGCTATTAGTGGTATCAACTCAGCCTCAAGACGACAATTTGGAGAAATGA